The genomic stretch GGTTTGGCTGAGATCGTTGATCAAAAAAATGAAGGTGATGCAATTCGTTTTTATTTAAAAACTTCAGTACGTTTGGCACCTTTTATTGCAGAAAAAGGTTCTGTTGCGCTTAATGGTACATCTCTAACCGTTAATTGTGTTGAAGATAATATTTTTGATATTCTTATTATTCGCCATACACTTGAAGTGACAACATGGGGGCAGGCTAAAGTCGGGGATCAAGTGAATTTAGAAGTTGACCAACTTGCTCGTTATGTTGCCAGGCTTTCTGATTTTAAAATGAAAGATAAGTAAACTGAAAATATTGTATTGTTTTGAAATTTGATGGTTATGTAATCTTTAAAATAGGTGTTTTGTTGTGACAAAAAAAATAGATAAAAAGTCGCATTTATTAATTGTTGAAGCACGTTTTTACGATAAAATCTCTAATGAACTTCTTGCAGGTGCGGTGAATGTTTTGCAAAAAGCTGAAGTAAGCTATGATGTTGTGACGGTTCCAGGGGCACTAGAAATACCCGGTGCAATAGCTTTTGCTGAAAAAAACAATAAGGTATCTTATGATGGCTATATAGCGCTTGGTTGTGTTATTCGGGGTGATACATATCATTTTGAAATTGTTGCTGATAATTCTTGTAGAGCATTAATGGATTTAACTCTTCATAGGCAATTGGCTATTGGAAATGGTATTTTGACTGTTGAAAATGAAGAACAAGCATGGGCACGTGCTAAACAGAGTGAAAAGAATAAAGGTGGTTTTGCTGCTGAAGTTGCTTTGTGTATGATTGCTCTCAAGAAGAAATTTGGAGATAATCATTAAATATGGCTGATATAAAAAGCAAACATTCTTCGCATTTGGCTAATAAACGCGGAGTAGCGAGGCTTGCTGCGGTGCAGGCACTATATCAAATGGATATAGTTGGCATTAGTGTTACGGAAATAGCAGCAGAATATAAAGCTTATCGTTTAGGAAAAGATATTGATGGTGATCAATATCTTGATGCTGATTTTCAGTGGTTTCGAGCTGTTATAGCTGGTGTTGTACAAGATCAAAAACAACTTGATCCTATGCTTCAGCAAAAACTTTCTGAAGAATGGTCACTTTCACGTCTTGATTCGATTTTACGTGCAATTTTGCGTGCAGGTTTATGGGAGTTAATGAATCACAAGGATATACCTACTGCAGTTATTGTAAGTGAATATATTGATGTAGCAAAAGCGTTTTTTGAAGGTGATGAACCAAAGCTTGTTAATGCAATTCTTGATAGAATAGCAAAAGAAATCCGCCAGCAAAGATAATAAAATAAAATTCTA from Bartonella sp. WD16.2 encodes the following:
- a CDS encoding 6,7-dimethyl-8-ribityllumazine synthase; translation: MTKKIDKKSHLLIVEARFYDKISNELLAGAVNVLQKAEVSYDVVTVPGALEIPGAIAFAEKNNKVSYDGYIALGCVIRGDTYHFEIVADNSCRALMDLTLHRQLAIGNGILTVENEEQAWARAKQSEKNKGGFAAEVALCMIALKKKFGDNH
- the nusB gene encoding transcription antitermination factor NusB, which gives rise to MADIKSKHSSHLANKRGVARLAAVQALYQMDIVGISVTEIAAEYKAYRLGKDIDGDQYLDADFQWFRAVIAGVVQDQKQLDPMLQQKLSEEWSLSRLDSILRAILRAGLWELMNHKDIPTAVIVSEYIDVAKAFFEGDEPKLVNAILDRIAKEIRQQR